The genomic segment ACACGGTGGAGATAGTCTGCCTCTCTATCTTGGTTGGTTACGCAATCAACTACTTCACTGGAAAACGTGAGAATGAAAACCTCGCTTTGGCTTGGGCctcaaaattttgtgttaaagaCTCGATATTAGAGAAAAACTTCAGTTTGTTGGGAGTTGGTGAAGGAGAGGACTCGCCGTTAATGCTGAAAGAAGCGGCAAACGTGTTCAAGTTCTACGCGAGCGGGCGTAGGTATTGCCATGGGCTATTGGCGACCATGGAGCTTAAGAGCAGACACAATCTGATCTTGAGGCTCTTCAACTCGGTTGTACCTTGTAAAGATGAGATCAGTTTCGAAGTGTACATGAATGATGAAGCCATGGATCACATCGTATTTGCAATGGCGAGGAAAAAGGCTGTGAAAACGATGCACAAGGAGCTGAGGAATCTGCAGAGATTTAGAGGGGTGGTGCCAATTCCTGGTGGAAGGAAGTGGGTATCAGAGGAGTTAGCTGTGATGTCCGAGTCTAAGGAGGTAGCTAGGGATATGGTTACAGATCTGGTACTTGATAAGGTCAGATGCTAAATCTTGTTGGGTTTCTAGTCGTTTGCTGATTGATAATTATAGCACTTAGTTTATTCTTGGACTTCAGCCTAAACATATAAGGGATGAACATGGAAGTTTGTAGGAAGTTCTGAGAGAGTTCACTGATTTTCACTCCATTTCCCTATACGCTCTGGCCTCATTGGTGACTAGCAATGATGCAATTGTTATGTGTAGGTTTTTGGTGACAAGTCATTCGAAAAGTTTGGGAAGTATTTCATATCAATGCATTTTTCGGACCAACATCCTGGGAAACACAGGAAGATGCTGCTTTTCAAGTTTGCCCTACCAGATGCTGAATACATGGATGATACGGTTCGGTTGGTAGCGCTAATTCCTTATTACATTGACTTAGTTGGACGCTACAAGCTCAGCTCACAGGTATTAAGCTATTGGCAAACCTATTCCCACAAGCCGTTCTCATTCTATTGTTATGTGTGACAAGGttgaataaaactaaaatttatgtaTGCAGCAGGCTGATGCGGCTATACACGAGATGAGGAGGCAAGGTCCAATCGCACCGGTGGGCTCAAtcaaaaattccaaaaagaCCAAGTCAAGTGGCCAAGTCGTCTTCCCTTTTGTTTAAGTTTTTGCAAATAACAGAGTGAAGTTATCCTCGTCTGTACTTTTCATTTGTGATTCCAAGTTTGTATGTCTCGAATAAAAAACATGACAAGTATGAAGTATGAGTTCTAAAACCCATTTGATCTCTTACATGATTTAATCATTCATCAACACACATATGGAAGACAAAATGAGCAGAGTAATGGTGTGACATTTAACCAGAGAATATTTTATCGCTTTCACTTGCCAAATTTAGACAAAGCAATTTTTAAAGCATTTATTTACCTCTTGAGTGTATGACAAGTTTATGTATGACCTAGTTAGCAAAATTtcacacaacacaaaagaaaagaaggattAAGGATGGATTCGGACACTATCACTGAGGTTCGCATATTATCTCTAATCGAGTCCTCCTCCGACGCCGGAGAAGTTTTATCTTCCCTCTCAGCATACCTCCGACCGATCTCAGGCCTATTGACATGCCGGGAGGAGGACAAAACCCTAGCCGCTCAATCCATGGCGAAACGATTCGTCCCTTTCCTCATCAAAACCGTCTCTTTCCTCCATAAGCGCCTCTCAGTCACTGGCCCTGCCCACGAATCCCCAGGGGATTTGTTCCGCGCCTATGACTACTGTTTGGAATGCTGCGAACTGCTCTCCCACGATCCTCACGCCGTCCAGCTTCACAGAATCGGGCTGATTCAGTGTTACCAGGACTGGGGTTGGTTCACTCACGCCTACAACGATGCTTTTAGAGTCCTCGAGCAGGTTAGAGGACCCGAGACCAGACTTGTACAGTTTTTGCCAAATCCTCCCGAGTTTGGAGGAGATAAGCTAGCAAAAGTCGTCTTCATGGTTGTGGAATCCATCTTCAGGTCTGTAGCAATGTCGCGGGATATGGAGCGTCACCACTACACGAGGGTCTTTGAGATTCTAGATAGGGAGATAAAACCCTGGCTCAGGTATACCTACCGTGAGAGATATGCTTCAAAATTGGTGTACAAGTCAACAAGTTTcaccctttctttctttctttcaacagGTATTTGGATGCCAATGCACAGGACAAGTTTCTCACGCAGGTCTTGTCAGATATGGGAAAGTGTGCTCTCTCCATAATTAGAGAAGCAGATCTGCTCAATGAAATTTATGTGCATTCTTTCTGCATCTCTGCACTGAAGAAATATTCTGTATTCCCGTTGCCAAAATGTCATTTTTATAAGGTGACTTGTCACAATTTTACATCTCCCTCTGTGTGCAtgtgtgtgtctctctctctcgttaattgttctgttttgtattCAGTTCTCCCGCCAGGTGCTTTCTTTACTGTTTCTGTCCAAGGAGACAAAAACATTACCAACCGTTAAAATTGGGATGTCTGTGTTGAAAACTGTGGCATGTGAATTCCAGGTATGTGCAAAAAAGTCTCTTGTCCTAGATTAGTCAGTCATGAGATGTTTCTAGCACTGTTAGGTCATTATTATGTCTCTTGTAGCACTGACTGCTCTGCTTTGTTGAAACTCTCTCATACCCCCCCTTTCTTATTCTCTCTCAGGTTGAACCTAAAGCAAATTGGTTGGAGCTTCTTGACGTAGTCTCCTATTGTGTTCATAAGTCTCAGTTATCAGGAGACTTATGGTGTACAGGACTTCCAAAACAGTTGAATGAAATAGCAGCTGTTATCTCTGTGGTAATTTTTTTCGCATCCTTGGCATGTACTTTGTGTCTACATATTATTTAATGAATATAGGATATTGATAGCTCTGACTACTTGGCAGGCTATGCCACAAGAAAATGTGATTCTAAGACTTTATTCAGCTGGACTGTCCGTCAGTGTATTTGATGTTAAGTTGAGAGAAAATGGTAAAGTTAGTTCAGGACTTGGAGCTTTACTTGGTAACGGTGATATATGGAAAAGCTTAGGTTCTTTATTTCGTATGATTGACCATTACCCTGATGATGATAATACCACATCGAGAGatggaaagaagaaaactaatgTTAGgggtaaacaacaaaaatgcaCGATGGAATACACGATACCTTACCTTGATGCTCTGAAATCTTTGTGCCAGCCGCTTGCCAGCTTAATAAATTCTGAGAACAAAAAGATGGTCCTGCTGGAAATAGAATTTGCTTCTGGTCAGCTATCTGTTATACAGGATCTGtttctccaattttttaattgtttacgCTTCCTTAagaggtacatatatatatatatatatttggtcgTCGAATCATATATGTATTCTGAGTTGAATGTTTTGCTTACCTTTCATTTCCCTTTTTGCTAGACGGACCCTTGACAAGGAATGCCTTGGGACTGACTTTGACAAGACTCTGCTAAACGTGGCTATAGCTGCATTTATTATTTCGACGAGAACCCAACGTAAAGTAGAGGTTAAATGCTTTACCTGCAATTCTCACAAATCAGTTGAAGTTTTTGCAAGATTCCATGCTTGGCAAACTAATTGTCtcaatgtttcctttttttctcaGGTCACTAACAGACTAGTTGAGGATGTAATTTCTAGTCCGGGGATTTCACCTCCAGAGCTCAAATATCTACTTGCTTCATTTCACGATATTGGTATAGAGTTGTACAATATGAAGCATCTAAAAGAGGTAGCATATATACCTGACTACGTAGTACTAAAAGTCTTATGACCTTTACTTCTGTTTGCTTTGCAAGATTTTGCAGCCTAGGtaattcttttttctcttcatatTGATGGTGTACTACTTTGCATTGCAGGCTTCTACGGCGTTCAAATTGTGTATCAGAGCAGTGTGGACTTGTGTTAGACTCCtctttcatatatatgttaatgAGTCTGACGACCTAACAGAGGGTTCTCTGCCCGGAGAAGCAATCATAGATTTTGTGAGTGACGCATGTAGCAAATCTGAATTTTATCTGGATGTTCTCCAGCAGCAACATGGTACAGGAGAAATAGAGAACttgcttttttttattctagAAAATTGGTCTGCAGCTGAAGACATCTTCAAAAAGTTGCCAGACCCTACGCCCATAATCAAACAATGGGTTAAGGTACCCTGTTCTCTGGTTCTCTTCATATCTTCAATGGGTTAAGTATCTtgcttttgatttattttgaatGCTTGTGATTAATTGCGTCCTGTCATCAGATACAACACAGACATAAATttcataagagagagagagttggaaCGTTCATGGCTGATACACGTGATGGCGATGCTTGCACTATGCAGTTCTTGATAACTGCTCtcgcaaagaagaagcaaaagacttGTAGCAAAATATATACTCAGGAATCTTAATCGAATCTATTCTTCCAgaatttttttgatgttttctttcattctttgtAATAGACATAATATCATAGGAGGCCTGGTTGTTTAAGTTATGAGAGTGAACCCTAGGGAAACATTAGTAGAtccaacaattttatttattagctCACAAAAAATTCGATAGTTACTAGTTTGAATCTTTGTTAGTACTCAATTGGCTAAAGTATTCTTGTGTTAACTCAATTAGAGAAGCCATTTTCAAATCATTCATCACCTCTTCTTGAGTGTACGACAAGTTTACGACCTAGTAGAAACATATTATAAGATTGTTTCCGTTAATAGTTCTCATTATATTCCACTCAACATtataataattatcaaaataagaagtagataagaagaagaaatacacatatatatagataaatcaTAACACGAGATGATCACGTAAACGAATTAGTcaaccatataaaaaaaaaaagaatcaatcgtttacattttatttggcaattaaaaaaaaaaagaacgaatcTAAACTAACGACG from the Camelina sativa cultivar DH55 chromosome 12, Cs, whole genome shotgun sequence genome contains:
- the LOC104731024 gene encoding uncharacterized protein At5g49945-like; translation: MKVRDVNNMTGEGAAEAGEMKHWYTVEIVCLSILVGYAINYFTGKRENENLALAWASKFCVKDSILEKNFSLLGVGEGEDSPLMLKEAANVFKFYASGRRYCHGLLATMELKSRHNLILRLFNSVVPCKDEISFEVYMNDEAMDHIVFAMARKKAVKTMHKELRNLQRFRGVVPIPGGRKWVSEELAVMSESKEVARDMVTDLVLDKVFGDKSFEKFGKYFISMHFSDQHPGKHRKMLLFKFALPDAEYMDDTVRLVALIPYYIDLVGRYKLSSQQADAAIHEMRRQGPIAPVGSIKNSKKTKSSGQVVFPFV
- the LOC109127916 gene encoding separase-like; translated protein: MVVESIFRSVAMSRDMERHHYTRVFEILDREIKPWLRYLDANAQDKFLTQVLSDMGKCALSIIREADLLNEIYVHSFCISALKKYSVFPLPKCHFYKFSRQVLSLLFLSKETKTLPTVKIGMSVLKTVACEFQVCAKKSLVLD
- the LOC104733328 gene encoding separase-like, which produces MVILIALTTWQAMPQENVILRLYSAGLRTLDKECLGTDFDKTLLNVAIAAFIISTRTQRKVEVKCFTCNSHKSVEVTNRLVEDVISSPGISPPELKYLLASFHDIGIELYNMKHLKEASTAFKLCIRAVWTCVRLLFHIYVNESDDLTEGSLPGEAIIDFVSDACSKSEFYLDVLQQQHGTGEIENLLFFILENWSAAEDIFKKLPDPTPIIKQWVKIQHRHKFHKRERVGTFMADTRDGDACTMQFLITALAKKKQKTCSKIYTQES